Proteins encoded by one window of Cryptosporangium minutisporangium:
- the fabG gene encoding 3-oxoacyl-ACP reductase FabG, with product MSTSASRVAIVTGAARGIGAATAVRLAADGLAVAGLDLDEPAAKETADTISAAGGRSIAVGADVADAEAVAAAVARVTETLGAPTVLVNNAGITRDNLLFKMSESDWDAVIAVHLRGTFLMTKAVQAHMVAARWGRIVNLSSTSALGNRGQANYAAAKAGIQGLTKTLAIELGKFGITVNSIAPGFIQTEMTKATAERLGQDWDAYVTARAAQIPVARAGVPEDIAHAVSFFVGEAAGFVSGQVLYVAGGPKA from the coding sequence ATGAGCACGTCCGCTTCCCGGGTCGCCATCGTCACCGGGGCTGCCCGGGGCATCGGCGCCGCGACCGCCGTTCGTCTGGCCGCCGACGGCCTCGCCGTCGCCGGGCTCGACCTGGACGAGCCCGCCGCGAAGGAGACCGCAGACACGATCTCCGCGGCCGGTGGCCGGTCGATCGCGGTCGGCGCCGACGTCGCGGACGCCGAAGCGGTGGCGGCCGCCGTCGCCCGGGTGACCGAGACGCTGGGCGCACCCACGGTGCTGGTCAACAACGCCGGGATCACCCGCGACAACCTGCTGTTCAAGATGAGCGAGTCCGACTGGGACGCGGTGATCGCGGTGCACTTGCGGGGCACGTTCCTGATGACCAAGGCGGTCCAGGCGCACATGGTCGCGGCCCGCTGGGGCCGGATCGTCAACCTGTCGAGCACGTCCGCGCTGGGCAACCGCGGCCAGGCGAACTACGCCGCGGCGAAGGCCGGGATCCAGGGCCTCACCAAGACCCTCGCGATCGAGCTGGGGAAGTTCGGCATCACGGTGAACAGCATCGCGCCCGGGTTCATCCAGACCGAGATGACGAAGGCCACGGCCGAGCGGCTCGGCCAGGACTGGGACGCGTACGTCACCGCGCGGGCGGCGCAGATCCCGGTGGCCAGGGCCGGCGTTCCGGAGGACATCGCCCACGCGGTGTCGTTCTTCGTCGGCGAGGCCGCGGGCTTCGTCTCCGGCCAGGTGCTCTACGTCGCCGGCGGCCCCAAGGCGTGA
- a CDS encoding class I adenylate-forming enzyme family protein, which produces MLAALLLDHPFPDDEPLLHTADRMLTAGEARAGVTELAQRLRAGDVRPGTAVAVRLPNSPESVIAMTAIWSAGAVFVPVNAAAPAAEAERALEAARPAALVEPAPDGGLHVRHLDGAVRTYPDGTAFLTWTSGTTGTPKAILHTHDGYLELLDRVLGPLRGRGPSGRPPSPNLIPVSLALNSGIYNALFGLRAGAALVIMDRFRPREFADLLARFGIRSTVLPPAAIVTLNASDVEALSPLRYVRSITAPLSPLHARRFTDRFGAFVLNSYGQAEVGEVIGWTAADAKAHPEKVGAAGRPLPGVAVRIAAPEGEIGPLWVRPPRMASGYATGEQLADRIDAEGFVDTGDLARVDADGFVWIEGRAGDLINRGGNKVFPEQVEEVLRLSPAVAEAAVVGAPDDRLGEVPVAFVVDAPGAPPAPDEALAKLCREHLVAYKVPVAFVVDAPGAPPAPDEALAKLCREHLVAYKVPVAFVVDAPGAPPAPDEALAKLCREHLVAYKVPVAFHRVDALPRTEVGKLRRGDLVRRLA; this is translated from the coding sequence ATGCTGGCCGCACTGCTGCTCGATCACCCGTTCCCCGACGACGAGCCGCTGCTGCACACGGCCGACCGGATGCTGACCGCCGGCGAGGCCCGCGCCGGGGTGACCGAGCTCGCCCAGCGGCTCCGAGCCGGCGACGTCCGGCCGGGCACCGCGGTCGCGGTCCGGCTGCCGAACAGCCCCGAGTCGGTGATCGCGATGACCGCGATCTGGTCGGCCGGTGCCGTCTTCGTGCCGGTGAACGCCGCCGCTCCCGCCGCCGAGGCCGAGCGGGCGCTGGAGGCGGCGCGGCCGGCCGCGCTGGTGGAGCCCGCCCCGGACGGCGGTCTCCACGTGCGCCACCTGGACGGAGCGGTCCGGACCTACCCGGACGGCACAGCGTTCCTCACCTGGACGTCCGGCACGACCGGCACGCCGAAAGCCATCCTGCACACCCACGACGGGTACCTGGAGCTGCTCGACCGGGTGCTCGGTCCGCTGCGCGGCCGGGGCCCGTCGGGGCGGCCACCCTCCCCGAACCTCATTCCGGTGTCGCTCGCGCTCAACAGCGGTATCTACAACGCGCTGTTCGGTCTGCGTGCCGGCGCCGCGCTGGTGATCATGGACCGGTTCCGGCCGCGCGAGTTCGCCGACCTGCTCGCCCGGTTCGGCATCCGCTCCACCGTGCTGCCCCCGGCCGCGATCGTGACGCTCAACGCGTCGGACGTGGAGGCGCTCTCGCCGCTGCGATACGTCCGGAGCATCACCGCGCCGCTCTCCCCGCTCCACGCGCGCCGGTTTACCGACCGGTTCGGCGCGTTCGTCCTGAACAGTTACGGCCAGGCCGAGGTCGGCGAGGTGATCGGCTGGACCGCCGCGGACGCGAAGGCGCATCCGGAGAAGGTCGGCGCCGCCGGGCGTCCGCTCCCGGGGGTGGCCGTGCGGATCGCGGCCCCGGAGGGCGAGATCGGCCCGCTGTGGGTGCGGCCGCCGCGGATGGCGTCCGGGTACGCGACCGGCGAGCAGCTCGCCGACCGGATCGACGCCGAGGGTTTCGTCGACACCGGTGACCTCGCCCGCGTCGACGCCGACGGGTTCGTCTGGATCGAAGGGCGGGCCGGCGACCTGATCAACCGCGGCGGCAACAAGGTGTTCCCCGAGCAGGTCGAGGAGGTCCTGCGGCTGAGCCCGGCGGTCGCCGAGGCCGCGGTGGTCGGCGCACCCGACGACCGGCTGGGCGAGGTGCCGGTGGCGTTCGTCGTCGACGCGCCGGGCGCTCCGCCCGCTCCCGACGAGGCGCTCGCCAAGCTGTGCCGGGAGCACCTGGTGGCGTACAAGGTGCCGGTGGCGTTCGTCGTCGACGCGCCGGGCGCTCCGCCCGCTCCCGACGAGGCGCTCGCCAAGCTGTGCCGGGAGCACCTGGTGGCGTACAAGGTGCCGGTGGCGTTCGTCGTCGACGCGCCGGGCGCTCCGCCCGCTCCCGACGAGGCGCTCGCCAAGCTGTGCCGGGAGCACCTGGTGGCGTACAAGGTGCCGGTGGCGTTCCACCGCGTGGACGCCCTGCCCCGCACCGAGGTCGGCAAGCTGCGCCGGGGTGACCTCGTCCGGCGGCTCGCGTAA
- a CDS encoding excinuclease ABC subunit UvrA: MSMATGTDTRSAAPQSVHSADSHDVIRVHGARVNNLKDVSVEIPKRRLTVFTGVSGSGKSSLVFGTIAAESQRLINETYSAFVQGFMPTLARPEVDVLDGLTTAIIVDQERMGSDPRSTVGTATDANAMLRILFSRLGQPHIGSPQAFSFNVASISGAGAVTLTKGGETTKERRTFSITGGMCPRCEGRGSINDIDLTALYDDSKSLNEGAITIPGYTMEGWYGRIFRGAGYFDPDKPIKKYTKKELHDLLHREPTKIKIDGINLTYSGLIPSIQKSFLSKDIDALQPHIRAFVERAATFTVCPECGGSRLSEAARSSKINGTNIADACAMQISDLAEWVRGLDEPSVAPLLGKLQHTLDSFTEIGLGYLSLDRPSGTLSGGEAQRTKMIRHLGSSLTDVTYVFDEPTIGLHPHDIQRMNDLLRQLRDKGNTVLVVEHKPEAIAIADHVVDLGPGAGSAGGTVCFEGTLEGLRASDTLTGRHLDDRATLKPSVRTSTGALEIRGASTHNLQGVDVDIPLGVLVVVTGVAGSGKSSLIHGSVAGREGVVAIDQTAIRGSRRSNPATYTGLLDPIRKAFAKRNGVKPALFSANSEGACPNCNGAGVIYTDLGIMASVATPCEVCEGKRFEASVLDYHLGGRDISEVLGMSVADAVEFFADGEARTPAAHKILERLADVGLGYLTLGQPLTTLSGGERQRLKLATRMGDKGGVYILDEPTTGLHLADVEQLLGLLDRLVDAGKSVIVIEHHQAVMAHADWIIDLGPGAGHDGGRIVFEGVPADLVAARSTLTGEHLAAYVGA, translated from the coding sequence ATGAGCATGGCCACGGGGACGGACACGCGTTCGGCCGCACCACAGAGCGTTCACAGCGCCGACAGCCACGACGTGATCCGCGTGCACGGTGCGCGGGTGAACAACCTCAAGGACGTCAGCGTCGAGATCCCGAAGCGGCGGCTGACGGTCTTCACCGGCGTCTCCGGGTCGGGCAAGAGCTCTCTGGTGTTCGGCACGATCGCCGCCGAGTCGCAGCGGCTGATCAACGAGACCTACAGCGCGTTCGTGCAGGGCTTCATGCCGACGCTCGCGCGACCCGAGGTCGACGTCCTGGACGGGCTGACCACGGCGATCATCGTCGACCAGGAGCGCATGGGCTCCGACCCACGCTCCACGGTCGGCACCGCCACCGACGCGAACGCAATGCTGCGCATCCTGTTCAGCCGGCTCGGGCAGCCGCACATCGGCTCGCCGCAGGCGTTCTCGTTCAACGTCGCCTCGATCAGCGGCGCCGGGGCGGTCACGCTCACGAAGGGCGGCGAGACGACCAAGGAGCGGCGCACCTTCAGCATCACCGGGGGCATGTGCCCGCGCTGCGAGGGTCGGGGCTCGATCAACGACATCGACCTGACCGCGCTCTACGACGACAGCAAGTCGCTCAACGAGGGTGCGATCACGATCCCCGGCTACACCATGGAGGGCTGGTACGGCCGGATCTTCCGGGGCGCCGGCTACTTCGACCCGGACAAGCCGATCAAGAAGTACACGAAGAAGGAGCTGCACGACCTGCTCCACCGGGAGCCGACCAAGATCAAGATCGACGGCATCAACCTGACGTACTCGGGCCTGATCCCGTCGATCCAGAAGTCGTTCCTCTCCAAGGACATCGACGCGCTGCAGCCGCACATCCGCGCGTTCGTCGAGCGGGCGGCGACGTTCACGGTCTGCCCGGAGTGCGGTGGCTCCCGCCTGTCCGAGGCGGCCCGGTCGTCGAAGATCAACGGCACGAACATCGCCGACGCGTGCGCGATGCAGATCAGCGACCTGGCCGAGTGGGTGCGCGGCCTGGACGAGCCGTCGGTCGCGCCGCTCCTGGGCAAGCTGCAGCACACGCTCGACTCGTTCACCGAGATCGGCCTCGGGTACCTGTCGCTGGACCGGCCGTCGGGCACGCTCTCCGGCGGTGAGGCGCAGCGGACCAAGATGATCCGCCACCTCGGGTCGTCGCTGACCGACGTCACCTATGTCTTCGACGAGCCGACGATCGGCCTGCACCCGCACGACATCCAGCGGATGAACGACCTGCTGCGCCAGCTGCGCGACAAGGGCAACACGGTGCTCGTCGTCGAGCACAAGCCGGAGGCGATCGCGATCGCCGACCACGTTGTCGACCTGGGCCCCGGCGCCGGTAGCGCGGGTGGGACCGTCTGTTTCGAGGGCACGCTCGAGGGGCTGCGCGCCAGCGACACGCTCACCGGCCGCCACCTCGACGACCGCGCCACGCTCAAGCCGTCGGTGCGTACGTCCACCGGGGCCCTCGAGATCCGCGGCGCCTCGACCCACAACCTGCAGGGTGTCGACGTCGACATCCCCCTCGGCGTCCTGGTCGTGGTGACCGGGGTGGCCGGGTCCGGTAAGAGCTCGCTGATCCATGGCTCGGTGGCCGGTCGGGAGGGGGTCGTGGCGATCGACCAGACCGCGATCCGCGGCTCGCGCCGGAGCAACCCGGCGACCTACACCGGCCTGCTCGACCCGATCCGCAAGGCGTTCGCCAAGCGGAACGGTGTGAAGCCGGCGCTGTTCAGCGCGAACTCCGAGGGTGCCTGCCCGAACTGCAACGGGGCCGGTGTCATCTACACCGACCTGGGGATCATGGCCAGCGTCGCGACCCCGTGCGAGGTGTGCGAGGGCAAGCGGTTCGAGGCCTCGGTGCTCGACTACCACCTGGGCGGTCGCGACATCAGCGAGGTGCTCGGGATGTCGGTCGCCGACGCCGTCGAGTTCTTCGCGGACGGTGAGGCGCGCACGCCGGCCGCGCACAAGATCCTGGAGCGCCTCGCGGACGTGGGGCTCGGCTACCTCACGCTCGGCCAGCCGCTCACCACGCTCTCCGGCGGTGAGCGGCAGCGGCTCAAGCTCGCGACCCGGATGGGGGACAAGGGCGGCGTCTACATCCTCGACGAGCCGACCACCGGCCTGCACCTGGCCGACGTCGAGCAGCTGCTCGGTCTGCTCGATCGGCTCGTCGACGCCGGCAAGTCGGTGATCGTCATCGAGCACCACCAGGCCGTGATGGCACACGCCGACTGGATCATCGACCTGGGGCCCGGTGCCGGCCACGACGGCGGCCGGATCGTGTTCGAGGGCGTGCCCGCCGACCTCGTCGCCGCCCGGTCCACGCTCACCGGCGAGCACCTCGCCGCGTACGTGGGGGCCTGA
- a CDS encoding acyl-CoA dehydrogenase family protein: MDSADLTAIVDAVRTFVRNEVVPREEQIDTTDAVPEAIVAACKDMGLYGFTIPVQYGGLGLTVAQECELVFELGWTTPALRSLFGTNNGIAGHVLLEGGTEEQKKSWLPRLASGEVTASFALTEADAGSDPSALTTSARLEGNRWVLNGSKRYITNAPVADVFMVFARTDPDAPGNRGITAFLVPADTPGLTVGAPDRKMGQFGAHTADVHLDEVILPSDAVVGGAAGLNNGFRIAAQCLAHGRIHIAALCVGMAARLVDEACEFARSRNAGGKPIARFQLVQGLIADSVTDQYAGRALVLDVARAYDAGTDRITGPAAAKYFCSEMVGRVADRAVQVHGGAGYMRGVAVERFYRDARLFRIYEGTSQIQQVIIARQVLGPAARA; encoded by the coding sequence GTGGATTCTGCTGACCTGACCGCGATCGTCGATGCGGTGCGCACGTTCGTGCGGAACGAGGTCGTCCCCCGCGAAGAGCAGATCGACACGACCGACGCCGTCCCGGAGGCGATCGTCGCCGCCTGCAAGGACATGGGCCTCTACGGCTTCACGATCCCCGTGCAGTACGGCGGGCTCGGCCTGACCGTCGCCCAGGAGTGCGAGCTGGTGTTCGAGCTCGGCTGGACGACGCCCGCGCTGCGGTCGCTGTTCGGCACGAACAACGGGATCGCCGGGCACGTGCTGCTGGAGGGCGGCACCGAGGAGCAGAAGAAGTCCTGGCTCCCCCGGCTGGCGTCCGGTGAGGTGACCGCGTCGTTCGCGCTCACCGAGGCCGACGCCGGTTCGGATCCGTCGGCGCTCACCACCAGCGCCCGCCTCGAGGGCAACCGCTGGGTGCTGAACGGGTCCAAGCGGTACATCACGAACGCGCCGGTCGCGGACGTGTTCATGGTGTTCGCCCGCACCGACCCGGACGCCCCGGGCAACCGCGGCATCACTGCGTTCCTGGTCCCGGCGGACACACCCGGCCTCACCGTCGGCGCGCCGGACCGGAAGATGGGCCAGTTCGGCGCGCACACCGCGGACGTCCACCTGGACGAGGTCATCCTCCCGTCGGACGCCGTCGTCGGCGGCGCCGCGGGCCTCAACAACGGCTTCCGCATCGCGGCGCAGTGTCTGGCGCACGGCCGGATCCACATCGCGGCGCTCTGCGTCGGGATGGCCGCGCGGCTGGTTGACGAGGCGTGCGAGTTCGCCCGCTCCCGGAACGCGGGGGGCAAGCCGATCGCCCGGTTCCAGCTCGTCCAGGGGTTGATCGCCGACTCGGTGACCGACCAGTACGCCGGGCGCGCGCTCGTGCTCGACGTCGCCCGCGCCTACGACGCCGGCACCGACCGGATCACCGGGCCGGCCGCCGCGAAGTACTTCTGCTCGGAGATGGTCGGCCGGGTCGCCGACCGCGCGGTCCAGGTGCACGGCGGCGCCGGGTACATGCGAGGGGTCGCGGTCGAGCGGTTCTACCGCGACGCCCGGCTGTTCCGGATCTACGAGGGAACCAGCCAGATCCAGCAGGTGATCATCGCCAGGCAGGTCCTCGGCCCGGCCGCCCGGGCCTAG
- a CDS encoding CaiB/BaiF CoA-transferase family protein, with protein sequence MPSDDRHADSHPDVLHDPRGPRHGVNPGQPLAGVTVVALEQAVSAPLCTRTLGDLGARVLKVENPRGGDFTRGFDDVVGGLAAHFVWLNRGKESVALDVRHPDGRTVLHRLLDSADVLVSNLAPGAVSRLGLGADDLDRDHPRLVSVEISGYGTGGPLSGKRAYDLLVQAETGVCAITGTPGAPAKPGPPFADGVTGLYAAIAVLGALTERATTGVGARLAVSMFDAMTELMGYPLTWTAATGVDQQPVGMGSPAVAPYGAYHTADGRTVVLGTTNDAEWARLATDLLGRPDLVTDERYRHNPDRVAHRAELDALLGEWCGKRSLVDVQAAADAAGIGNSVYRTPSEVVEHPHLAARDRWRDVDTPAGPVRALLPPAIVAGHTAPMGPVPALGAHTDAVLTELGLTPHELADLRAAGVLGARTPED encoded by the coding sequence ATGCCTTCTGACGATCGGCACGCGGATTCTCACCCCGATGTGCTCCACGACCCGCGTGGACCGCGTCACGGCGTCAATCCGGGCCAGCCGCTGGCCGGCGTCACGGTGGTCGCGCTGGAGCAGGCGGTGTCCGCTCCGCTCTGCACCCGGACGCTCGGCGACCTCGGCGCCCGCGTCCTGAAGGTGGAGAACCCGCGGGGTGGCGACTTCACCCGCGGCTTCGACGACGTCGTGGGAGGCCTCGCCGCGCACTTCGTCTGGCTCAACCGGGGCAAGGAGTCGGTCGCGCTCGACGTCCGGCACCCGGACGGGCGGACCGTGCTGCATCGCCTGCTCGACTCCGCGGACGTGCTGGTCTCGAACCTCGCGCCGGGTGCGGTGTCCCGGCTGGGGCTGGGCGCCGACGACCTGGACCGGGACCATCCGCGGCTGGTGAGCGTCGAGATCTCCGGGTACGGCACCGGAGGCCCGCTCTCCGGCAAACGCGCGTACGACCTGCTGGTGCAGGCCGAGACCGGTGTCTGCGCGATCACCGGGACGCCGGGCGCGCCGGCGAAGCCGGGGCCGCCGTTCGCGGACGGGGTGACCGGCCTCTACGCGGCGATCGCGGTGCTGGGCGCGCTCACCGAGCGGGCCACCACCGGGGTCGGCGCCCGGCTCGCGGTGAGCATGTTCGACGCGATGACCGAGCTGATGGGGTACCCCCTGACCTGGACCGCGGCGACCGGTGTCGACCAGCAGCCGGTCGGCATGGGCTCGCCCGCGGTCGCGCCGTACGGGGCCTACCACACCGCGGACGGCCGCACGGTGGTGCTCGGGACGACCAACGACGCGGAGTGGGCACGGCTCGCCACCGACCTGCTCGGGCGCCCCGACCTGGTCACGGACGAGCGGTACCGGCACAACCCCGACCGGGTGGCGCACCGCGCCGAACTCGACGCGCTGCTCGGCGAGTGGTGCGGAAAACGGTCGCTGGTCGACGTCCAGGCGGCGGCGGACGCGGCCGGGATCGGCAACTCGGTCTACCGGACGCCGAGCGAGGTCGTCGAGCACCCGCACTTGGCCGCCCGGGATCGGTGGCGCGACGTCGACACCCCCGCCGGACCGGTGCGCGCGCTGCTGCCACCCGCGATCGTCGCCGGCCACACCGCACCGATGGGCCCGGTCCCGGCACTGGGCGCGCACACCGACGCCGTCCTCACCGAGCTCGGCCTGACCCCGCACGAACTCGCCGACCTGCGCGCCGCCGGCGTGCTCGGCGCCCGCACCCCGGAGGACTGA
- a CDS encoding acyl-CoA dehydrogenase family protein — translation MDEPFGADVGELAATVFADSCPPSRIRELMATPAGYDPEAWRRWARETGLPGLGVPAEYGGLGLPLPALADVFEAAGRTLVCAPLFSTVGLAVPLLLATGDAEAAKRWLPPIAAGTLTATVALPDAAAGEPAVTAEPHLWNEWRLSGRVERVVDGATAGLLLVVAEGPDGSGVFAVDADESLTRTPLMSLDLTRRQAVVELLRTPATRVGTDTTGLEPALDAARVLLAAELVGVAQQCLDVTVAYAKQRVQFGRPIGSFQAIKQRAADMLIKVELARSAARHAAAAHEADEDPAVAAALAKAYCAEAAAAVAADAIQLHGGIGFTWEHEAHLYYKRAITDDEILGSAATHWTRVSDHLDHAF, via the coding sequence ATGGACGAGCCCTTCGGTGCGGACGTCGGCGAACTCGCCGCCACCGTGTTCGCCGACTCCTGCCCGCCGTCCCGCATCCGGGAGCTGATGGCGACCCCGGCCGGGTACGACCCGGAGGCCTGGCGGCGCTGGGCACGGGAGACCGGTCTTCCCGGTCTCGGCGTCCCCGCGGAGTACGGCGGCCTCGGGCTGCCGCTCCCGGCGCTCGCCGACGTCTTCGAGGCGGCCGGGCGGACGCTGGTCTGCGCACCGTTGTTCTCCACCGTCGGGCTCGCGGTACCGCTGCTGCTCGCCACCGGTGACGCCGAGGCAGCCAAGCGCTGGCTGCCGCCGATCGCCGCCGGGACGCTCACCGCGACGGTCGCGCTCCCCGACGCGGCGGCCGGCGAACCCGCCGTCACCGCCGAGCCGCACCTGTGGAACGAGTGGCGGCTCAGCGGCCGGGTGGAGCGGGTCGTCGACGGCGCGACCGCCGGTCTGCTCCTGGTGGTGGCGGAAGGCCCGGACGGATCGGGCGTCTTCGCGGTGGACGCCGACGAGAGCCTCACCCGGACGCCGCTGATGAGCCTCGACCTGACCCGCCGCCAGGCCGTCGTCGAGCTCCTCCGCACTCCCGCGACCCGGGTCGGCACCGACACGACCGGTCTCGAGCCGGCCCTCGACGCCGCCCGCGTCCTGCTCGCCGCCGAGCTGGTCGGCGTCGCACAGCAGTGCCTCGACGTCACGGTCGCCTACGCGAAGCAGCGGGTCCAGTTCGGGCGGCCGATCGGCTCGTTCCAGGCGATCAAGCAGCGCGCCGCGGACATGCTGATCAAGGTCGAGCTGGCGCGCTCGGCGGCCCGGCACGCGGCCGCGGCCCACGAAGCGGACGAGGACCCGGCTGTCGCCGCGGCGCTCGCGAAGGCCTACTGCGCCGAAGCCGCGGCCGCGGTCGCCGCGGACGCGATCCAGCTGCACGGCGGCATCGGGTTCACCTGGGAGCACGAGGCGCACCTCTACTACAAGCGCGCGATCACCGACGACGAGATTCTCGGCTCAGCGGCCACGCACTGGACCCGCGTCAGCGATCATCTCGACCATGCCTTCTGA
- a CDS encoding acyl-CoA dehydrogenase family protein: MTPPPELVACATPDEAVAAALDWVRRSAPSSWVRAAETGGASAVRQVRTPDEYRTWYPTLAESGLVVPAWPVAYGGLDWAPAMAAAADRALRPYHLPRLNPLGLNLAAPALFAHGTEDQRLRYLPPIVRNTEVWCQLFSEPGAGSDLASLSTRAVRDGDHWRITGQKVWTTWAHLADYAVLLARTDPDAPKRAGITYFLIALDQPGVEIRPLRHLGGEIDFNEVFLADAVVPDAQRVGAVNDGWRVARATLSGERQMVSGSGSGGVDRIGGAGAGRLVRLAKERAAAVPGTGWDDPLVRADVTRLWAEEQLRAWTNQRVRATVKAGRAPGPESSIGKVHGSDLNQRIQASAAALLGPGRTTWRAAADAWSDAVEAYPDGMPAEVRGALRSRANTIEGGTTEVNKNIIAERVLGLPREPDPWEGKPWREVPRG; this comes from the coding sequence ATGACTCCGCCACCGGAACTCGTGGCCTGCGCCACCCCGGACGAGGCCGTCGCGGCCGCGCTGGACTGGGTCCGCCGGAGCGCCCCGTCGTCCTGGGTGCGGGCGGCCGAGACGGGCGGTGCCTCCGCGGTCCGGCAGGTCCGCACCCCCGACGAGTACCGCACCTGGTACCCCACGCTCGCCGAGTCCGGTCTGGTGGTGCCGGCCTGGCCGGTTGCGTACGGCGGGCTGGACTGGGCACCGGCGATGGCGGCCGCCGCCGATCGAGCGCTGCGCCCGTACCACCTGCCCCGGCTCAACCCCCTCGGCCTCAACCTCGCCGCCCCCGCGCTGTTCGCGCACGGCACCGAAGACCAGCGGCTGCGGTACCTGCCGCCGATCGTGCGCAACACCGAGGTCTGGTGCCAGCTGTTCAGCGAACCCGGGGCGGGCAGCGACCTGGCGTCGCTCTCCACCCGGGCGGTGCGCGACGGGGACCACTGGCGGATCACCGGGCAGAAGGTGTGGACGACGTGGGCGCACCTCGCCGACTACGCGGTCCTGCTCGCCCGCACCGACCCGGACGCGCCGAAACGGGCGGGCATCACGTACTTCCTGATCGCGCTCGACCAGCCGGGCGTCGAGATCCGGCCGCTGCGGCACCTCGGCGGGGAGATCGACTTCAACGAGGTGTTCCTCGCCGACGCGGTGGTGCCGGACGCCCAGCGGGTCGGCGCGGTGAACGACGGCTGGCGGGTCGCACGGGCGACGCTCTCCGGCGAGCGGCAGATGGTGTCCGGCTCCGGGTCCGGCGGGGTCGACCGGATCGGTGGCGCCGGCGCCGGGCGGCTGGTGCGTTTGGCCAAGGAGCGCGCGGCCGCGGTGCCCGGCACTGGCTGGGACGACCCGCTGGTCCGCGCCGACGTCACCCGGCTCTGGGCCGAGGAACAGCTGCGCGCCTGGACCAACCAGCGGGTGCGGGCGACGGTCAAGGCCGGGCGGGCACCGGGGCCGGAGAGCTCGATCGGCAAGGTGCACGGCTCCGATCTCAACCAGCGGATCCAGGCCAGTGCGGCGGCGCTGCTCGGGCCGGGCCGGACGACGTGGCGGGCCGCCGCGGACGCCTGGTCCGACGCCGTCGAGGCCTATCCGGACGGGATGCCGGCCGAGGTGCGGGGCGCGCTGCGCAGCCGGGCCAACACGATCGAGGGCGGAACGACCGAGGTGAACAAGAACATCATCGCCGAGCGGGTCCTCGGGCTGCCGCGGGAGCCCGACCCGTGGGAGGGGAAGCCGTGGCGTGAGGTGCCTCGTGGCTGA
- a CDS encoding enoyl-CoA hydratase/isomerase family protein — protein sequence MSETPGLAVDRDGTILRITLNRPEKRNAIDDTMVAGLIDLIIGAGSDESVRAVLLAGAGEHFCSGADIIARNAGVDGRPRVGSIQRRLPWQAHRLVPVLLETQVPVVCAVRGWAAGIGLSLALAADVTVVADDARLWAPYGARGFTPDGGITWMLPRRIGEVRARRMLLLGERVDGATAAEWGLVDRAVPAADVDAEAAGLSATLADGPTVALGLAKSLLHTGRAASLEAHLRDEAFGMELSSRSEDFREGLAAFREKRSPKFTGR from the coding sequence ATGAGTGAAACCCCGGGTCTGGCCGTCGACCGGGACGGAACGATCCTGCGGATCACGCTGAACCGTCCGGAGAAGCGCAACGCGATCGACGACACGATGGTCGCCGGCCTGATCGACCTGATCATCGGCGCGGGCAGCGACGAGTCGGTGCGGGCGGTCCTGCTCGCCGGGGCCGGCGAGCACTTCTGCTCCGGTGCCGACATCATCGCCCGGAACGCAGGCGTCGACGGCCGGCCGCGGGTCGGCAGCATCCAGCGCCGCCTGCCCTGGCAGGCCCATCGGCTGGTGCCGGTGCTGCTGGAGACGCAGGTCCCGGTGGTCTGCGCGGTGCGGGGCTGGGCGGCGGGCATCGGCCTGTCGCTGGCGCTCGCCGCCGACGTCACGGTCGTCGCCGACGACGCGCGGCTCTGGGCGCCGTACGGTGCCCGCGGCTTCACCCCGGACGGCGGGATCACCTGGATGCTTCCGCGGCGCATCGGCGAGGTGCGGGCGCGCCGGATGCTGCTGCTCGGGGAGCGGGTGGACGGGGCGACCGCCGCCGAGTGGGGCCTGGTCGACCGGGCGGTCCCGGCCGCCGACGTCGACGCCGAGGCAGCCGGTCTCTCTGCGACGCTGGCCGACGGACCCACGGTGGCGCTCGGACTGGCGAAGTCGCTGCTGCACACCGGCCGGGCGGCGTCGCTCGAAGCGCACCTGCGGGACGAGGCGTTCGGTATGGAGCTCTCCTCCCGCAGCGAGGACTTCCGGGAAGGGCTCGCCGCGTTCCGGGAGAAGCGCTCGCCGAAGTTCACCGGCCGATGA